AAGACATCGACGAGAagccttcgccgcttctgctgcctcgACTGGACAGCGCCACGCCCGGAGCGAACGTCTCTCCACTGAGGACTGACGAGGTGTCTGAGAAAGATGATCCCccggagaaagacgaagacgcaaaGGAATACGCGGAAGCCGAGTACCCccgacgcagccgaggcgacgcaAACGAAGGCAAGTCCGAATCCAGGTCGTCGTCcccctcgtcctcttcgtcctgtGGGCCTCCGTCTTGCCTCTGGCGCCGACACAGCTCCCCACGCGACGTCGCGTATCTTGCCTCGTCCCCATTCTCGTCTCCGTGCCGGCGACACGGCCACTCCACAGAAAGCCTATCTGGCGTCGCCGCATGTCCGCGCCCCGTtacgcgcgcctcgcgcgaccTGAAACCCGCCGCGGGTTCACCAGCCCCCCGAGGGAGAGTCTGGCCTGAGGCGGACGCCCCCCCCACGGAGCTGCCGGATTGCTCGACATTCGCGGATTgggcgcgctcgcgttcCACACTCCCACGcacggcgggggcggcgactgcggcatcgcgggaaggcggcgtcgctcgcccgAGAAGCGCCTTCACACgctggcgcttcgcctcttcaCTCGTCGAGTGGCGCGTCTGCTTGCGGGCCGCGGAGCCCTCTTCCCAGTCGCTGGCCTCGCACTCTGCTTCCCAACGtaggccgccgcgtcgtcgctcgctcgcgtccACTCCACTAGCCTTAGCTTGAGCGCCAGGGCACCCATCAAGCCCGATGCTGGACAGACGCACGAGGCGTTGGATGTGCATCGCGCATGGGGACAGCGGGGTGCTGCAGAGGTCGATCGTCTGCGCGAAACGTCGTCTGCGGGGTGGCGACACGCTCGGCTCGGCGTCGGAGAGCGAGTCTGCCTCTTCGGGGCACATCTCCGTCGGCTGCGACGCCACAGGAGCCTGCGCCAGCTCTGGGGTGCCgctcggcagctgcagcgaagaagacgacgcgtgcggaggcgaaagggaaaacgaagaagcgagagacgggCGGCAGGTTcctcgcgacgcagcgggagACGGCGGACGGTCTGATAAAGACGTAGAACACCTGGAAGTCCGCCGGCAGCTCAAGTCTCCTGAccccgacgcggcgcagtcgCGAGGCTTAACcgactcgccgtcgctcccgcGGGATACaagctccgcctcgccgatGTTCTGGCCGCCTGGATTCGCAAGAGTCTCCGTGGAGCGGCGGTTGGCGTTTGCCTCTCGCGTCGACCCCCCCTCACCAGTTACTTCCCCCTGAGGCCCCAACCGTGTGCCCCTCCGCTCCCCCCACGGGGAGAGCCCAAGGCGCCCTTCGGGCGCGTTGGGCTCCAGCGGGCAGTCCTTCAGAATGTGGGGGCTTCGCCCATCCCCGCCTTGACGGGGGTCGGGGCACGCTGTTCCGGGGGAAGCACCAAGACGAcgcctctcgtcgtcgcgcgggcTATAAGCCGTTCAAACACGCCCTCCTGCATGGGGGCGCCCGCAGTTGGTTCCAGATTCGCACTTTGCCCGTCTCCGTGTCCCATGCCTCCGGCACCCGCCGGCGAAAAACGCGgtggcgacgccgccagcggcagcaagGCCCCCGAGCGATGCATGTGTGCCGCGGATTCGGCGCTGGCGTGTGCATAACTGCTATTGAGTCTGCATTTTTTTGCAAAAAGGGTGGTGATCGCCTCGATGTTCGCGTCCACATCCTCGGcgtcccgcgcgcgctcctTCGTCCACTCCGCAGAAAGCGCTGAGCGCTTCTTGCCGCGTGTCGCACTCTCCCCCAGACCCGGGTGCGCAGCTCCACAGTCGGGAGAAACTCCAGCCTCGCAGAGCGTGTCAAAGTCGCTTTCCGCCGGCttccggcgctgcggcgaggcgggggaggaggcggtacacagagacgacgagaatgaggcgcgcgaggacgtGGCGCAGAACGTGGGCGTGctgagcgaagaggagagatcTGCGTTCGTCGCGAGGGTCAGGGACGCCAGCGACACATCGTCCATGGCGCTACTTGCTGGCGAGCCGAATCCGCAGCACCCGAGCAACTCCTCAGAGGCAtccaggcggcgcggcggaggcacatCCTCACTCACTTCGCCGTCCTGCAACGGGGACATCGGCTCGCCCAGCAGAtcagacggcgagaaggcgcgacgtTCATAGCGGCCTGCAaacagcggcgcgtcgtcctcctcatcTTCCTGTGGACAGCGAAACTGGCGCACGGTATCTCGCGGAGCGGTCGGACTCGCTGGAGCTGCTGTCTCCCAGGCGCTCGGaaacgagggcggcgcgtgctTGAGTCCCTCGCTAGAGACCGTCtgaggcggcgcacgcgacgccgcggtcAAAGACGGTTGGGTGACCGGCGCACAGGAGGGGAAAAAAGCAGACACAAGAGACACACCGCGAGCGTCCTTCTGAGCCGTGCAGGTGGTCATATTTGCGGCGAAACTCGCGAATGAGGAAGGCTCCGCGTCCCCCAGCACATGGGATGCCGGCGAAGGCACGCTCTCCTCTGGACCTCCacccggcagcggcgagcacACCTCAACAGCCGCAGGCTCCATCAGCCCTCAGAACAGCAGCGAGGCAAGTCTGCGCCGGCAGGAAGTGGACGCGACGGAGTGTGCGAGGAGATGCAGGCCGCCAAACAACCGACGCGCACCCACGATTCGCCCCGTAGGAAGGGCTCGGCACGCGCACACCACGGAACACTGGGAGCGAATGCGGAAGGCGTTGCCGCAAACCCCTCAGCCAAAAACAGAACAACTCTCGGGTTTGCCCCCCCTTCAAAAAATCCTCTCCACCCCACAGATCCAACAGAAAccacgcagcgccgcccgcccccccgcagccgcagctgagAGACCGCAGGGAATTCTCAGCTCGGCGCCCACCTGCTGCGCATCCATAGACTGCACACGCAGGCGGAAACAAGATCCCTTCAAGCGACCCTAGGAGCGGAAGCCACGGGTTTCTGTGACGAAGCGCGAAACCCCGGGGGACGCGTCTTCCCTTCACCGGCAGAAGACCGGCACGCGACGCTCTCTTGATCTGCTGAACGAGCTTCGTAGCCACAGACACATACCACGAGTCTATGAAAGAGGAAGGGATACGTAGGGGACCAGGAAGACTCTCATCTCGAGAACTGTGGCtttcgcgcagcagctgtaAAAGGCGGCTGAAGGACGTGAGGACTGGAATGCGGACCCGCGCCCACAAAGCATGTGGCGAGGGCTGACTTGGCgaggggggtggggggggggggggggggtggggatAGAAAGGAACTAAATGAACGCGCGAGGGTTAAATTTCCAACTCCAGGTCCGCGCCCAGCGATGAACAGGACAGGGGAAGACTGAGAACGATACTGCTGCAGAAAGGTCGTTGAACGCACACGCCGGACTGCGCCCCCTTCCGGCCCTCGAAAGCACGGAGCGAGATGTGACAATTCCCCTTGCCAGCAGCACGTCTGTGGTGCTTCATACGCGCTCCACAGAACAAACACGCCAGTCAGGTCAGAAGTTTTCTTTCTCAACCTAAACAATGGATACCTTGGCtatcccgccgccgccggtcaGACAGTTCCGCGACGCTACTTTATGCCCACGTCTGTGGAGCTCTCTAGCGCAGCGGTGGAGCCTTCTGGTGGCTTTCAGAAAAATACATGCGAATGCATTCGCCAGAAGATCACACTTGGGAGCGTCAGCAGTCTGTGTGCCGCGTAGACAAGTCAAAAAGCGACGCCGGTACCTggcgaagcgaagacacACGCGGCGCTTCACCACGTGGGCGCGACGGGAGAAAGAGTTGGAAGAAGAAGCCTCTAGAAGATAGTCCTGCCGTCATGCGTGACTGGTGAAAGGCGATAATCTCTCCGTGTGCAGCCGCCCGCCTAGAGCGCCTTCAAGGCGAAAAAATGATCGGAGGTCTGCACCCGCCCGCGCGTGGATCGGCGCTCCTTGAGGCCCCGAAGGCGCTCAAGCGGAGAAGGTACGAATTTTGAAAGCTCGAAAAGCTCTTGCAGCCAACGAAAAGCGGGAAACACTACTTCCGCAGATGAACCCGTCGCAGAGGAAAGTAAGTGCTACAAAAAAGCCGTCGCCAgaggggagagacgcgcgcgcgcgctcgctctctctcacAGACGGCTAGTGCAGCGACAGCATGGACACTGCCGAAAAAtcgagacggcggcgccagcctcCAGCAGAAACGGCCTTAAATGCATTCATAGGCGGACGATCTATCGCAGTACCTGGGGCCCAAAAAGCAGAACGGATGGAGGGAAAGGAAAGAAGCAGGAGGAGATGACCACACTCCGGATGAGACGATCATACACATCCCAgtgtcgccgctgccgaaCGGCGATTTCGCACGTGAGTCAGCCAAAATCGATCCTTGGAGAGCTAACTCACACAGAGACGCCACAAGTGATACGCCCACCTCCCGCCCTTATTACTCAACGACCTGAGGCATCTGAGGAGGCAAAACGAAGTAACTTTGACTGTCTTTCTGCGTGGGACATCCTGAAAAGCGTCACCTGTGTCTCTCTTGCTGCCGGCCGCGCACGCTTGTTCCTCCACATGAAGCCTCGGCGGTTCGCTTTACGGTCATCGCATGCGCTATCCGGTCCCCTGGTGGATGTAAAGCAACTCTCGGTCTTACACAGGCCGAGCAGAAAGGTTCACGAACGGTCCTTCACAGTAAAGTGGCCAGTCGTGCGTAGCACTGGCTGTTTCCCGTCGCAGTCGGAACGATTTGCCTAGGCGGGTGACCATCTGGATCCAGCGTCGCTtcacagagacagaggcacTAACAGTGTTGTGTGGCGGGCGCCAGTCCTAGTTAGACGCACAAGCGCGGATGCTGGTTGGTAGAAAGCCGAGTGTGTCGGAAATGAGTAGCATACTTACGTTTAGGAGTGTTTGCTAGCACAGTTGTGCTCGTACACTGAAAATTACTGGATGCGACGGGTGCAGTTGCGCCGCAAACGCGCGATTCCTGCTTTGTGAGGCAGGTAGTTATGGTTAGGAACAGGTCTACCGCGTTGCAGAATCAGGAGAGTCGTCCGGTGACCTACAAAGCCGGAATACCTTGGATCACACCGTCAGTTGGCAGTGGTGTCGCACATGTCCGCATGTGTGTGGCGGTCGCGCTGCACGAGGAAGCGCTCTCAGAGAGATTTGCCCGCCAAAGACGCCCGCCTGAATGTGTTCCAAGTGAGAACGAGTGAATTCCACGCTTGTCGCCGCGGATAAAGCCGACCGGATCAAGCTCCTGCGGGGTCTGCTGCCCATAGGAGTGCATGGTCCCTTTCCAAGAGTTGCAGTGACCCGATGAATACGCATTATTTCATGTATGTAGAACGGTGGACCTCATGGGCGTCAAACAGAATGCGAACGGTTGTTAGTGCGGAGCGGAAAATAGGAAACATCCAGTGCAAATGTATTGATAATGCGACCCTCGCTCTTTCCCAGAGTCATTCCTGCGGGGGGAACGTAGTCTTCATACGGTTCTTGACGAGGAGCTCGTGGCATTGCGCTGACTTCAGCCTCCAAGGTCACGGCGATAGTCATGAGGAACGAGGCTGAGGTTTGGACCGTTTTTCATGCGTAGCTGGCTCTGCGGGTGACATGAGACATTTTTCGGAATACCGAACTCATTCCGGCTGCGTCAGGACAGCTTTGGTGATCATGATGACTCCCCAGACGACGGCCCAGATCCAGCCAACAAGCGGGAGAATCAGCTGAAGGATACCGATTAAAATATCTGTAGCGTCGGTCTCAAAAATGCCAATGACGATCATGCCAATTCCGAAAAGGATGCAGTTCAGCAGGGCCAGCAGGCAGTAAGCCAGTTTCGCAAGCCTAGACGTGGGAGCAGCTGGAGTTTGGAGAGTTGTCAAGCGGAAGAGTATCTCTGTCATGGTGCCTCACGGAGAAAGCCAGAATGTCACAGCTGAGAGAGTGAAAAAGTGCAGAAAAAGATATCCCGGCAGACTGAGTGTTGTCAGGCTACTGAATATGGGTGAACTGGCTGGTCACCCTGGCTAGGCATATGACAACTCTAGCTCGGCGGGCAGGTAGCTTGTCTACTGCATGCCAAGCGGCTACGCCTCtacgcgcgtgcgcgccctcggcacCTTTGCGTCGGAGTTCGACGGTTGAGCATGGCAGATGGCGTCTTTCTCCATATGAGAACAAGTTCAAGGAGTTGTCTGGGAGCTCGGAACCGCGCTGAAGGATGCTATGCAGATTCACGAAGCCGAATCGCCCGCAAATGCGGCAGATCCCACAAGGATGAACTGATTCGTACATCGATCCTTACCGTTGCACGGTAGTGCGGTGTGAGGTTTGATTAGAGGACGATCGTACAGATCATCCTGTATTGTACATGTGTGTTGGCGGTCAGGCTAAGCACACGAAGAATTGTAGAAGACTGGGGCTGAACACCTGTCTCCTCGGACTGAGTGTTTTTAGCTGGCATGCTCTACTTCAACGCTCGTCATTATTCGTCATACATGCGCACAGAAGCTCCTGTTATCGCTCACCGAAATGCACACTCGGATCGCGCTCACAGCGCGTACTGCCCGGTAGGTGTGGTGTTGAGTTCGAGGTTCTTCTTTTACGATCCGGGTCATAGCAGACCTCCTCGAGTATGTCTCTAGCCTGTCCGTGGTAGCACGGTGTAGAAaaagcgcctcgctgctctgCAGCCCTCGTAGCGAAGATTTTCCATGCTTTGCTGTGTAGCTCAACACTCAGATCCGGGCCCCATGATATGGCCGCTCGCGGATTTATACACACGGAAAAAT
This portion of the Besnoitia besnoiti strain Bb-Ger1 chromosome VII, whole genome shotgun sequence genome encodes:
- a CDS encoding hypothetical protein (encoded by transcript BESB_079780); protein product: MEPAAVEVCSPLPGGGPEESVPSPASHVLGDAEPSSFASFAANMTTCTAQKDARGVSLVSAFFPSCAPVTQPSLTAASRAPPQTVSSEGLKHAPPSFPSAWETAAPASPTAPRDTVRQFRCPQEDEEDDAPLFAGRYERRAFSPSDLLGEPMSPLQDGEVSEDVPPPRRLDASEELLGCCGFGSPASSAMDDVSLASLTLATNADLSSSLSTPTFCATSSRASFSSSLCTASSPASPQRRKPAESDFDTLCEAGVSPDCGAAHPGLGESATRGKKRSALSAEWTKERARDAEDVDANIEAITTLFAKKCRLNSSYAHASAESAAHMHRSGALLPLAASPPRFSPAGAGGMGHGDGQTCPDPRQGGDGRSPHILKDCPLEPNAPEGRLGLSPWGERRGTRLGPQGEVTGEGGSTREANANRRSTETLANPGGQNIGEAELVSRGSDGESVKPRDCAASGSGDLSCRRTSRCSTSLSDRPPSPAASRGTCRPSLASSFSLSPPHASSSSLQLPSGTPELAQAPVASQPTEMCPEEADSLSDAEPSVSPPRRRRFAQTIDLCSTPLSPCAMHIQRLVRLSSIGLDGCPGAQAKASGVDASERRRGGLRWEAECEASDWEEGSAARKQTRHSTSEEAKRQRVKALLGRATPPSRDAAVAAPAVRGSVERERAQSANVEQSGSSVGGASASGQTLPRGAGEPAAGFRSREARVTGRGHAATPDRLSVEWPCRRHGDENGDEARYATSRGELCRRQRQDGGPQDEEDEGDDDLDSDLPSFASPRLRRGYSASAYSFASSSFSGGSSFSDTSSVLSGETFAPGVALSSRGSRSGEGFSSMSSYSSSDSSFGSASWQGGSTESPPWTGLTASTRASPPVSPSDLLSAVPPSSSAFSLAAARVAPGASWLLSPPASPHAGAPCSPPGSSSAAQRPPQADASPAGERQRSAAAVSWRIASPLLVPSVPASACFTGASAHGAPSSMHAAPSPTRSAPHRLHPTSLSLGSYLSRGSGARGVRNAVLSSSAASAAGRGDSRADGGALCGGDASAEGAAGDERPGRRASDQSEPRFIDYVAANRLLREAQFE
- a CDS encoding hypothetical protein (encoded by transcript BESB_079790); its protein translation is MTEILFRLTTLQTPAAPTSRLAKLAYCLLALLNCILFGIGMIVIGIFETDATDILIGILQLILPLVGWIWAVVWGVIMITKAVLTQPE